One region of Geovibrio ferrireducens genomic DNA includes:
- a CDS encoding c-type cytochrome, whose protein sequence is MKKTLLASAFIVTTFVIAFAASDGAALYNKCKACHGADGSKVPAGAKAAIKGQSAADLEKKLAGYKDGSFGGEKKAIMQRTASALSPEDMKALADYISKL, encoded by the coding sequence ATGAAAAAAACACTTTTAGCATCCGCATTTATCGTAACAACTTTTGTAATTGCATTTGCAGCGTCCGACGGAGCGGCTCTTTACAATAAGTGTAAAGCGTGTCACGGGGCAGACGGCTCCAAAGTTCCCGCAGGGGCTAAGGCTGCGATAAAGGGGCAGAGTGCCGCCGACCTTGAGAAAAAGCTCGCCGGTTATAAAGACGGCTCCTTCGGCGGGGAAAAGAAAGCCATTATGCAGCGAACGGCCTCAGCGCTCTCTCCCGAAGATATGAAAGCCCTCGCGGACTATATATCCAAACTCTGA
- the citF gene encoding citrate lyase subunit alpha, whose protein sequence is MALNSLGRFVPEVFNGIKRTPYNSAALLTPQGCEFARPVKIVRPGEKKLLGSLREAIIASGLKDGMTIATHHHLRNGDSILNQVVKEIDALGIRNITIASSSVHPVHAEIIPYIKKGVITSLECGVNGPVGEAASRGELECPIIVRSHGGRARSMMTGEVVVDVAFVGAPCCDEYGNMNGYSGPSACGSLGYSHVDARYAKTVIAVTDNLVPYPVCPVSIPQTCVDFVVQVETLGDPKKIVSTTTRVTKDPIGLMIAKYAAEVIRASGLLKNGFSFQTGAGGTSLAVADNVRRMMLEEKIKGSFGSGGITGYFVDMLEEGLFETLLDVQCFDLKAVESISRNMCHQEISADTYANPFNCGAVVNRLDAVILGATEVDVDFNVNVNTESNGYLLHNTGGHTDTAAGAKLAIIVAPSIRGRLPIILDKVTTVTTPGENIDVIVTERGIAVNSKHEDLKKELIKAKMPVKDINDLRREITQITGVPRPVEFTDDIIALVEYRDGSIIDTVRRVKE, encoded by the coding sequence ATGGCACTAAATAGTCTCGGCAGATTTGTCCCGGAGGTTTTCAACGGGATAAAACGCACCCCCTACAACTCCGCTGCCCTGCTCACCCCGCAGGGGTGTGAGTTCGCCCGTCCCGTTAAGATAGTCCGCCCCGGAGAAAAGAAACTTCTGGGCAGTCTGCGTGAGGCTATAATCGCCTCCGGCCTTAAGGACGGAATGACAATAGCAACCCACCACCACCTGAGAAACGGGGACAGCATCCTCAATCAGGTGGTGAAAGAGATAGATGCCCTCGGCATACGCAATATAACAATCGCCTCAAGCTCGGTGCACCCTGTGCATGCGGAGATTATCCCCTACATAAAAAAAGGGGTGATAACAAGCCTTGAGTGCGGCGTGAACGGCCCTGTGGGCGAAGCCGCCTCCAGAGGTGAGCTGGAATGCCCCATAATAGTGCGCAGCCACGGCGGGCGCGCCAGATCCATGATGACCGGAGAGGTTGTTGTGGATGTGGCTTTTGTAGGCGCACCCTGCTGCGATGAATACGGCAATATGAACGGCTATTCCGGCCCGTCCGCCTGCGGCAGCCTCGGTTATTCCCATGTTGACGCGCGCTATGCGAAAACTGTCATCGCCGTGACGGACAACCTCGTCCCTTACCCCGTATGTCCGGTGAGCATACCCCAGACATGCGTTGACTTCGTGGTGCAGGTTGAAACACTGGGCGACCCCAAGAAGATTGTCTCCACCACAACAAGGGTAACCAAAGACCCCATAGGGCTCATGATAGCAAAATACGCGGCCGAGGTGATCAGAGCTTCCGGTCTGCTTAAAAACGGCTTCTCCTTCCAGACCGGTGCAGGGGGAACATCCCTCGCCGTTGCGGACAATGTGCGCCGCATGATGCTTGAGGAGAAGATAAAAGGTTCCTTCGGCTCCGGCGGAATCACGGGATATTTCGTGGATATGCTTGAGGAAGGACTGTTTGAGACCCTGCTTGATGTTCAGTGCTTTGACCTTAAAGCCGTGGAATCGATCAGCAGAAACATGTGCCATCAGGAGATAAGCGCAGACACCTACGCAAACCCGTTCAACTGCGGAGCAGTGGTGAACAGGCTGGATGCGGTTATCCTCGGCGCTACGGAAGTGGATGTCGACTTCAACGTAAACGTGAACACTGAGTCAAACGGCTATCTCCTCCACAACACGGGCGGGCACACAGACACTGCGGCGGGCGCAAAGCTTGCCATAATCGTTGCCCCCTCCATAAGAGGCCGCCTGCCCATCATCCTTGATAAGGTGACAACAGTCACCACCCCCGGTGAGAACATAGACGTGATAGTCACCGAACGGGGCATAGCGGTAAACAGCAAGCATGAAGACCTCAAAAAGGAACTGATAAAAGCGAAGATGCCTGTTAAGGATATAAACGACCTCCGCAGGGAGATAACCCAGATAACAGGCGTGCCCCGCCCTGTGGAATTTACTGATGACATAATCGCCCTTGTGGAATACAGAGACGGAAGCATAATTGACACGGTCAGAAGAGTTAAGGAATAA
- a CDS encoding SCO family protein, protein MKKLLIALAVFTLCLPLWGAEHGHGKDGEKAEEHVHKEPAPEPQGDVGVTEKLGETIALDIPFTDSEGRTVTMRELIDKPTIIAPVYFNCPNVCNFLQSNLSSIIPQIKMEAGKSYQVISFSFDENDTPEIAADKKRNYMKAADGKIAPEGWIFLTGTHENIKAFLDSAGYRFKRVDNDFAHPVAVFAVSKSGKIIRYLYGTKILPFELTMAAVEAENEKPGLSVKKIVSFCFSYDQEGKKYVFDIMKVSGVVIILTLAAFAAFLVFGGKKKKK, encoded by the coding sequence ATGAAAAAGCTTTTAATTGCATTAGCAGTATTTACGCTCTGCCTCCCTCTCTGGGGGGCGGAGCACGGTCACGGAAAGGACGGGGAAAAAGCTGAGGAACATGTCCACAAGGAGCCTGCTCCTGAGCCTCAGGGCGATGTGGGCGTAACCGAAAAACTAGGCGAAACAATAGCGCTGGACATTCCGTTTACGGATTCCGAAGGCAGAACAGTTACCATGCGGGAGCTGATCGACAAGCCGACTATCATTGCGCCTGTTTACTTCAACTGTCCGAATGTCTGCAACTTTCTGCAGTCTAACCTTTCTTCCATTATTCCGCAGATAAAGATGGAGGCGGGAAAAAGCTATCAGGTTATTTCATTCAGCTTTGATGAAAACGATACCCCGGAAATTGCCGCAGATAAGAAGCGCAACTACATGAAAGCGGCAGACGGAAAAATTGCCCCGGAAGGCTGGATTTTCCTCACAGGAACACACGAAAACATAAAAGCATTCCTTGACTCGGCGGGATACAGATTCAAAAGGGTTGATAATGACTTCGCCCACCCTGTGGCTGTATTTGCCGTTTCGAAGTCAGGCAAAATAATACGCTATCTTTACGGAACAAAAATACTCCCCTTTGAGCTCACAATGGCAGCAGTTGAGGCGGAAAACGAAAAACCCGGCCTCTCTGTTAAAAAAATAGTCTCCTTCTGCTTCAGCTATGATCAGGAAGGAAAAAAATATGTCTTTGATATAATGAAGGTTTCCGGTGTGGTTATTATCCTCACCCTCGCCGCCTTCGCCGCCTTCCTTGTTTTCGGC
- a CDS encoding citrate lyase holo-[acyl-carrier protein] synthase codes for MTRSEELRNKLLAARDARWGLIAELDCGDGSLIVISSNMPGEDKTKADGLVSWAENELRKLTGAETVRTVQDAAGRAVFMKTSLNPSEMKKAGVAIEELHPFCRLLDIDIYSGTKAFGRAEAGMGRRKCLICGENAADCIRTEKHTHAEAVSAAEKLLSGFHNKNF; via the coding sequence TTGACACGGTCAGAAGAGTTAAGGAATAAACTGCTCGCAGCCCGCGATGCCAGATGGGGCCTGATTGCCGAGCTTGACTGCGGCGACGGCTCCCTGATTGTCATCTCCTCCAACATGCCGGGGGAGGACAAAACTAAAGCGGACGGGCTGGTTTCATGGGCTGAGAATGAGCTGAGAAAACTCACAGGCGCAGAAACCGTAAGAACAGTTCAGGATGCGGCAGGCAGAGCGGTTTTTATGAAAACCTCCCTTAACCCCTCTGAAATGAAAAAGGCAGGGGTGGCTATTGAGGAGCTTCACCCCTTCTGCCGTCTTCTGGACATAGACATATACAGCGGAACAAAGGCATTCGGGCGGGCGGAAGCAGGCATGGGCAGAAGAAAATGCCTCATTTGCGGCGAAAATGCCGCCGACTGCATCAGAACGGAGAAACACACCCATGCAGAAGCTGTCAGCGCCGCTGAAAAACTCCTCAGCGGCTTTCATAACAAAAATTTCTGA
- a CDS encoding PPC domain-containing DNA-binding protein, whose translation MRSVWYKEAKLLRTFIIKIQPGEDLVEKLAATVREIGIDHAVVTSAVGSVTDVKFRGIKAGAKLPITVPRMTVHQIEGPLELLGLNGNFFPDASGRTDCHLHIQMSKSSGEVIGGHLFSAKVFASCEIMISELHTEGIERHYSKTGGTATIFIEEEHE comes from the coding sequence ATGAGATCCGTCTGGTACAAAGAAGCAAAACTGCTGCGCACCTTCATTATCAAAATCCAGCCGGGCGAGGATCTGGTTGAAAAACTCGCCGCCACTGTGAGGGAGATAGGCATAGACCATGCCGTTGTCACCTCCGCTGTGGGCTCTGTTACGGATGTGAAGTTCAGGGGCATAAAAGCCGGAGCCAAGCTGCCCATAACTGTTCCCAGAATGACCGTGCACCAGATAGAAGGCCCCCTTGAACTGCTGGGGCTGAACGGAAACTTCTTCCCTGACGCATCGGGCAGAACCGACTGCCACCTGCACATACAGATGTCAAAATCATCCGGCGAGGTCATCGGCGGGCACTTATTCTCCGCAAAGGTTTTCGCCTCATGCGAGATAATGATCTCCGAGCTCCACACAGAAGGCATAGAACGCCACTACTCCAAAACAGGCGGAACAGCCACAATATTCATTGAGGAAGAACATGAGTAA
- a CDS encoding triphosphoribosyl-dephospho-CoA synthase yields the protein MQKLSAPLKNSSAAFITKISDCLTLGAKAELDLSPKPGLVDRSDSGSHEDLSYAGMLLSVSLLPRYYHELAQAALSGADVAELRSAGLAAEKRMYEICGSNAHKGYIFLSGLVLLASLRGDDLRREIKEISEGFFTSALPESNGETARRKYGTGGITGECLNGLPSVFDSALPAMEKEYAGSGCTERTRFAGLAALMRTVEDTTAMHRCGREGLEIIRSDGHMLLELLKSDSHIPWLAERNEYYKSIRLTMGGAADLLAISCALMLFNGSVSEFR from the coding sequence ATGCAGAAGCTGTCAGCGCCGCTGAAAAACTCCTCAGCGGCTTTCATAACAAAAATTTCTGACTGCCTCACTCTGGGCGCAAAGGCGGAGCTTGACCTCTCCCCCAAGCCCGGCCTTGTGGACAGGTCTGACAGCGGCTCCCATGAGGATCTCTCCTATGCGGGCATGCTCCTCTCAGTCTCTCTTCTTCCCCGCTATTATCATGAACTTGCCCAAGCCGCCCTGAGCGGTGCGGATGTTGCCGAACTGCGCTCTGCCGGACTTGCGGCGGAGAAACGAATGTATGAGATCTGCGGAAGCAACGCCCATAAGGGCTATATTTTCCTCAGCGGCCTTGTGCTGCTCGCCTCGCTCAGAGGGGATGACCTCCGCAGGGAGATAAAAGAAATATCAGAAGGGTTCTTCACATCCGCCCTGCCGGAATCCAACGGCGAAACCGCACGGAGGAAATACGGCACAGGCGGCATAACAGGCGAATGTCTGAACGGTCTGCCGTCCGTATTTGACAGTGCCCTCCCCGCTATGGAAAAAGAATACGCAGGAAGCGGATGCACCGAACGGACAAGGTTTGCAGGGCTCGCCGCCCTTATGCGGACGGTGGAAGACACCACAGCTATGCACAGATGCGGCCGGGAAGGACTCGAAATCATCAGAAGTGACGGGCATATGCTTCTGGAACTCCTTAAATCGGACTCCCACATCCCGTGGCTGGCAGAAAGAAACGAATACTACAAATCAATAAGACTCACAATGGGCGGCGCAGCCGACCTTCTTGCAATCAGCTGCGCGCTTATGCTTTTTAACGGCTCTGTTTCAGAGTTCCGGTGA
- a CDS encoding HpcH/HpaI aldolase/citrate lyase family protein, with product MSNAAALRRTLLYVPGNMPSMLQNIPIFNCDCVFIDLEDAVPLNEKDAARLLVRSFLENYKDRNKEIFYRINPLDTEWGYDDLRTVLPALPDGVRLPKADTPEIVERLDTFLTECEENFGIELGTFKIIPSIESAQGVINCIKIAKCSSRVIALAFGAEDYTASMGIERSKTGEELFHARTRVVWAAKAAGIQAIDTIFPDVNDEESFEKEVRLSKKLGFTGKSLVNPRQIDIVHKVFAPTKEEIDFALEVIDAILKAREMGTGVISLKGKMIDAPIVKRSSNVLKTAASLGLIDYEISDEVIYGTK from the coding sequence ATGAGTAACGCCGCAGCCTTAAGAAGAACACTGCTTTATGTTCCGGGCAACATGCCGTCCATGCTCCAGAACATCCCCATTTTCAACTGCGACTGTGTTTTCATTGACCTTGAAGACGCTGTGCCCCTCAACGAAAAAGACGCTGCAAGGCTCCTTGTGCGCAGTTTTCTTGAAAATTATAAAGACAGAAACAAAGAGATCTTCTACCGCATAAATCCTCTGGACACGGAATGGGGTTATGACGACCTCAGAACGGTTCTCCCAGCCCTGCCGGACGGTGTGCGCCTGCCGAAGGCGGACACGCCTGAGATTGTGGAAAGGCTCGACACCTTCCTCACCGAGTGCGAGGAGAACTTCGGCATAGAGCTTGGAACTTTCAAAATTATCCCCTCCATCGAAAGCGCGCAGGGTGTAATCAACTGCATAAAAATAGCCAAATGCTCCTCAAGGGTCATAGCCCTCGCCTTCGGCGCGGAGGACTACACAGCGAGTATGGGCATAGAAAGAAGCAAAACAGGCGAGGAGCTCTTCCACGCCAGAACACGTGTTGTCTGGGCTGCGAAGGCGGCAGGCATTCAGGCCATAGACACCATTTTCCCCGATGTGAACGATGAGGAAAGCTTCGAGAAGGAAGTCCGCCTCAGCAAGAAACTGGGCTTCACGGGGAAATCCCTCGTCAACCCCCGTCAGATAGATATAGTGCACAAGGTTTTCGCCCCCACAAAAGAGGAGATAGACTTCGCCCTTGAGGTGATAGACGCAATCCTCAAGGCAAGGGAGATGGGAACAGGCGTTATCTCGCTCAAAGGAAAAATGATAGACGCACCCATAGTGAAGCGTTCATCAAACGTGCTGAAGACCGCCGCGTCTTTGGGTCTTATAGACTATGAAATTTCAGACGAGGTGATCTATGGCACTAAATAG